A stretch of the Actinotalea sp. JY-7876 genome encodes the following:
- a CDS encoding LLM class flavin-dependent oxidoreductase, translating into MSHPTPAAAPAPDAADGATPQPSPGATGTLPLAVLDFVGIEHGESAHDALQGAIRVAQAVEAAGLRRYWVSEHHNMQTLACSAPEILVAAVAARTTTLRVGAAGIMLPNHAPFKVAETFRTLLGLYPGRIDLGLGRAPGTDPLTAHVLRRGAQVDVGSEFPGQVAELLAFLGDGFPEGHPYGRLVAAPVVDEKPPVFVLGSSPYGPQFAAINGLRTVFAHHMSPDLAIDALRRYRAEFRPGPDGAGPWSAMSVLAFASDDEQAIGEFEAGWSLTMQNLARNIREPLRPEDVRTYAASSAFASRRLVEGPDQRMVTGPADVVVDRLRDLQQRAQVDELVLVTPSIDRDRRIASLEAIATAWPR; encoded by the coding sequence GTGAGCCACCCGACCCCCGCCGCAGCACCCGCCCCCGACGCCGCCGACGGCGCGACGCCCCAGCCCTCCCCGGGCGCCACCGGGACCCTCCCGCTCGCGGTCCTCGACTTCGTCGGGATCGAGCACGGCGAGAGCGCGCACGACGCGCTGCAGGGCGCGATCCGCGTCGCGCAGGCGGTCGAGGCCGCCGGGCTCCGGCGCTACTGGGTCTCGGAGCACCACAACATGCAGACCCTCGCGTGCAGCGCGCCGGAGATCCTGGTCGCTGCCGTCGCGGCACGCACGACGACGCTGCGCGTGGGTGCGGCCGGGATCATGCTGCCCAACCACGCGCCCTTCAAGGTCGCGGAGACCTTCCGCACCCTGCTCGGGCTCTACCCCGGCCGGATCGACCTGGGCCTCGGCCGCGCGCCGGGGACGGACCCCCTGACCGCGCACGTGCTGCGCCGCGGCGCGCAGGTCGACGTCGGCTCCGAGTTCCCCGGACAGGTCGCCGAGCTCCTCGCCTTCCTCGGCGACGGGTTCCCCGAGGGGCACCCCTACGGGCGCCTCGTGGCGGCGCCCGTGGTGGACGAGAAGCCACCGGTGTTCGTCCTGGGCTCGAGCCCGTACGGCCCGCAGTTCGCCGCGATCAACGGGCTGCGCACGGTGTTCGCGCACCACATGAGCCCCGACCTGGCGATCGACGCGCTGCGCCGCTACCGCGCGGAGTTCCGCCCCGGGCCGGACGGTGCCGGGCCGTGGTCCGCGATGTCGGTCCTGGCGTTCGCGAGCGACGACGAGCAGGCGATCGGCGAGTTCGAGGCCGGCTGGTCCCTGACCATGCAGAACCTGGCCCGCAACATCCGCGAGCCGCTGCGTCCGGAGGACGTGCGCACGTACGCGGCATCTAGCGCGTTCGCGTCGCGCCGGCTCGTCGAGGGGCCCGACCAGCGGATGGTGACGGGCCCGGCCGACGTCGTGGTCGACCGGCTGCGCGACCTGCAGCAGCGTGCCCAGGTGGACGAGCTGGTCCTGGTCACGCCGTCGATCGACCGCGACCGCCGCATCGCGAGCCTCGAGGCGATCGCGACCGCCTGGCCCCGCTGA
- a CDS encoding helix-turn-helix transcriptional regulator, which translates to MATYGSVLEALADPTRRAVLEQVAAAPRPVGELAASLPVSRPAVSQHLRVLKEAGLVHDHARGTRRIYELDTAGVAALREYLDRFWTRRLAAFADFVESGATPGPAGTPGANPGAPPQERTTR; encoded by the coding sequence GTGGCCACTTACGGATCCGTCCTCGAGGCGCTCGCCGACCCGACGCGGCGCGCGGTGCTCGAGCAGGTCGCGGCGGCGCCCCGTCCGGTGGGGGAGCTCGCCGCGTCGTTGCCCGTGAGCCGCCCGGCCGTCTCGCAGCACCTGAGGGTGCTCAAGGAGGCCGGGCTCGTCCACGACCACGCGCGGGGCACGCGCCGCATCTACGAGCTCGACACCGCCGGCGTCGCCGCCCTCCGCGAGTACCTCGACCGGTTCTGGACGCGGCGGCTGGCTGCGTTCGCCGACTTCGTGGAGTCCGGCGCCACGCCCGGACCCGCTGGCACGCCCGGTGCCAACCCCGGCGCACCACCCCAGGAGAGGACGACGCGATGA
- a CDS encoding SRPBCC family protein translates to MTVDKHVAAEVAVAPIVAQVRVSAPPATVFEAFTARMERWWDPGHSIGAQPFTRIGLEPEVGGRWYERDAAGVECDWGRVLAWEPPSRVLLTWQIGADWTYDPALVTQVEVTFTPADGGGTLVRLEHRGLESYGAAAAEMSATYGSAHGWAGLLERLGARLGA, encoded by the coding sequence ATGACCGTCGACAAGCACGTGGCGGCCGAGGTCGCCGTCGCCCCGATCGTGGCGCAGGTGCGGGTGAGCGCGCCGCCGGCCACGGTCTTCGAGGCGTTCACGGCGAGGATGGAGCGGTGGTGGGACCCCGGTCACTCCATCGGGGCGCAGCCGTTCACCCGCATCGGCCTGGAGCCGGAGGTGGGCGGCCGCTGGTACGAGCGCGACGCGGCGGGGGTCGAGTGCGACTGGGGCCGCGTCCTCGCGTGGGAGCCGCCGAGCCGCGTCCTGCTGACCTGGCAGATCGGCGCGGACTGGACGTACGACCCCGCGCTCGTGACGCAGGTCGAGGTCACGTTCACGCCCGCCGACGGCGGCGGCACGCTGGTGCGCCTCGAGCACCGCGGGCTCGAGTCCTACGGGGCGGCGGCGGCAGAGATGTCCGCGACCTACGGCTCCGCCCACGGCTGGGCCGGTCTGCTCGAGCGCCTCGGCGCCCGGCTCGGCGCCTGA
- a CDS encoding cupin, whose translation MPHLTDLPDLADLTRSHLAAAHASPHGRSAELVLHDGVLRQTVIALTAGSELAEHNSPPAASVFVLAGRVRVTGMEVDEIAAGQLARLTHERHGVVAVEDSAFLLTTVTSLEPAQVRLDDAQARPR comes from the coding sequence GTGCCGCACCTGACCGACCTTCCCGACCTCGCCGACCTCACGCGCTCGCACCTCGCGGCCGCGCACGCCTCGCCGCACGGCCGCAGCGCCGAGCTCGTGCTGCACGACGGCGTCCTGCGTCAGACGGTCATCGCCCTCACCGCGGGGTCCGAGCTGGCCGAGCACAACTCCCCGCCGGCGGCGAGCGTCTTCGTGCTCGCCGGGCGCGTGCGCGTCACCGGCATGGAGGTGGACGAGATCGCCGCCGGCCAGCTCGCGCGCCTCACGCACGAGCGGCACGGCGTCGTGGCGGTCGAGGACTCGGCCTTCCTGCTCACCACCGTGACGAGCCTGGAGCCCGCGCAGGTCCGGCTCGACGACGCGCAGGCGCGGCCCCGCTGA
- a CDS encoding AAA family ATPase — MIRTVAIENYRSLREVTTALETLTVVTGPNGSGKTSFYRALRLLADLAREGAISTLAQEGGMRSALHAGPRDRAAVAMRLGFSSDDLSYAIDLGLPQPGVSPFEQDPEIKVEAVWSGPVLRPATLVADRHGPRVRTRSDDGSWRTADWRLGDHESLMSALADPTQTPELYAVREQARRWRFYDHFRTDPGAGARRPAVATYTPVLGAGGEDLAAALLTIQRVGVGAVLDAAVENAFDGARLEIVEDGEGACRLALHQPGLRRPLGAAELSDGTLRYLLLAAALLSPRPPGLLVLNEPEASLHPSLMPALAALVVEAATRSQVVLVTHSGDLVRALRGEALLLELERAEGATTVVGQGRLDGPPWSWPRR, encoded by the coding sequence ATGATCCGGACCGTGGCCATCGAGAACTACCGCTCGCTGCGCGAGGTCACCACGGCGCTCGAGACCCTCACCGTCGTGACGGGCCCCAACGGGAGCGGCAAGACCAGCTTCTACCGGGCGCTGCGCCTGCTCGCCGACCTCGCGCGCGAGGGTGCCATCTCGACGCTCGCGCAGGAGGGCGGGATGCGCTCGGCCCTGCACGCCGGTCCGCGCGACCGGGCGGCTGTCGCGATGCGCCTCGGCTTCTCCAGCGACGACCTGTCGTACGCGATCGACCTCGGGCTCCCCCAGCCCGGCGTCAGCCCGTTCGAGCAGGACCCCGAGATCAAGGTCGAGGCGGTCTGGTCCGGCCCGGTGCTGCGCCCCGCGACGCTGGTCGCCGACCGCCACGGCCCGCGCGTGCGCACCCGGTCCGACGACGGCTCGTGGCGGACCGCGGACTGGCGGTTGGGCGACCACGAGTCGCTCATGTCCGCGCTCGCCGACCCGACGCAGACGCCCGAGCTCTACGCGGTCCGCGAGCAGGCGCGGCGCTGGCGGTTCTACGACCACTTCCGGACCGACCCCGGGGCCGGGGCCCGGCGTCCGGCGGTCGCCACCTACACGCCCGTGCTCGGTGCGGGCGGCGAGGACCTCGCCGCCGCCCTGCTCACGATCCAGCGCGTGGGGGTCGGTGCGGTCCTGGACGCCGCGGTCGAGAACGCCTTCGACGGGGCGCGGCTGGAGATCGTGGAGGACGGCGAGGGAGCCTGCCGCCTGGCGCTGCACCAGCCCGGCCTGCGTCGTCCGCTCGGTGCGGCCGAGCTGTCGGACGGCACGCTGCGCTACCTCCTCCTCGCGGCCGCGCTGCTCTCCCCGCGCCCGCCCGGGCTCCTGGTCCTCAACGAGCCGGAGGCGAGCCTGCACCCCAGCCTGATGCCGGCGCTCGCGGCGCTCGTGGTCGAGGCCGCGACCCGGTCCCAGGTCGTGCTCGTGACCCACTCGGGTGACCTGGTGCGCGCGCTGCGGGGCGAGGCCCTGCTCCTCGAGCTGGAGCGCGCGGAGGGCGCGACGACCGTCGTCGGGCAGGGCAGGCTCGACGGGCCGCCGTGGTCGTGGCCGCGCCGCTGA
- a CDS encoding MFS transporter yields the protein MSRLVEAVVPARLGTGFRWLLASSWVSNLGDGIALAAGPLLVASMTRDPLLVASAATFQWLPPLLFAVWAGALSDRLDRQRIVVVVDLVRAGVLALLCLALATDVVSVALVLAALFLLGTAEVFADNSAQTLLPMLVARDDLAVANARLQTGLITVNQLAGPPLGAALFALGSVVPFGAQAALVALGAVLVSRMAKPAHPRPAARTRLRHDVVEGFRWVRNHAAVRTLALTITVFNVTFGAAWSVLVLYATERLGLTDIGFGLITTVMAIGGLLGTTAYGWITRRVSLGDLMRIGLVIETLTHLALALTTSAPVAMVVFFVFGLHAFVWGTTSVTVRQRAVPTALQGRVGSVNLMGSYGGLVVGSAIGGLVAREWGVTAPFWFAFVGSAVFVVLIWRELRHVAHADERPVEEAPQH from the coding sequence GTGAGCCGCCTCGTGGAAGCCGTCGTCCCCGCGCGCCTCGGCACCGGGTTCCGCTGGCTGCTGGCGTCGTCGTGGGTCTCGAACCTGGGCGACGGCATCGCGCTCGCGGCGGGCCCGCTCCTGGTCGCGTCGATGACCCGGGACCCCCTGCTCGTCGCGTCGGCCGCGACGTTCCAGTGGCTGCCCCCGCTGCTCTTCGCCGTGTGGGCCGGCGCGCTGTCCGACCGCCTCGACCGGCAGCGGATCGTCGTCGTCGTCGACCTGGTGCGTGCGGGCGTGCTCGCGCTGCTCTGCCTCGCCCTGGCGACCGACGTCGTCTCCGTCGCGCTCGTGCTCGCGGCCCTGTTCCTGCTCGGCACGGCCGAGGTGTTCGCCGACAACAGCGCCCAGACGCTGCTGCCGATGCTCGTCGCGCGCGACGACCTCGCCGTCGCCAACGCCCGCCTCCAGACCGGCCTGATCACGGTCAACCAGCTGGCCGGGCCGCCGCTGGGGGCGGCGCTGTTCGCGCTCGGGTCGGTGGTGCCCTTCGGCGCGCAGGCGGCGCTCGTGGCCCTCGGCGCCGTGCTCGTCTCGCGCATGGCGAAGCCCGCCCACCCCCGCCCGGCCGCCAGGACCAGGCTGCGGCACGACGTCGTGGAGGGCTTCCGCTGGGTCCGCAATCACGCGGCGGTGCGGACCCTGGCGCTGACCATCACCGTGTTCAACGTGACCTTCGGCGCGGCGTGGTCCGTGCTCGTCCTGTACGCGACCGAGCGCCTGGGCCTGACCGACATCGGCTTCGGCCTCATCACCACGGTGATGGCGATCGGGGGCCTGCTCGGCACCACCGCGTACGGCTGGATCACCCGCCGCGTCAGCCTCGGCGACCTCATGCGGATCGGCCTGGTGATCGAGACGCTCACGCACCTGGCCCTGGCCCTGACGACCAGCGCGCCCGTCGCGATGGTGGTCTTCTTCGTCTTCGGCCTGCACGCGTTCGTCTGGGGCACGACGTCGGTCACGGTGCGCCAGCGCGCCGTGCCCACCGCCCTGCAGGGCCGGGTCGGGAGCGTCAACCTCATGGGCAGCTACGGCGGGCTCGTCGTCGGCTCCGCGATCGGCGGGCTCGTGGCGCGTGAGTGGGGCGTCACGGCGCCGTTCTGGTTCGCGTTCGTCGGGTCGGCGGTCTTCGTCGTCCTGATCTGGCGCGAGCTGCGGCACGTCGCCCACGCGGACGAGCGCCCGGTCGAGGAGGCGCCTCAGCACTGA
- a CDS encoding aromatic ring-opening dioxygenase LigA: MSSTVSTKPVRLIGLISMIAGVVLIIAGATVWTMVRSQLLEENITVAEDAEMFGGKTVDGPLDAYFQADIINQHALHSSEGKTYAELDKEDPVRATMMNASFLRSSLFTSVIAFGVSAFAGGMGVMFLLIGYALRSLVPAGAAITRKDAAAATV; the protein is encoded by the coding sequence ATGTCCAGCACCGTCTCCACCAAGCCCGTCCGCCTCATCGGCCTCATCTCCATGATCGCTGGTGTCGTCCTCATCATCGCCGGCGCGACCGTGTGGACCATGGTCCGCAGCCAGCTCCTCGAGGAGAACATCACCGTCGCCGAGGACGCCGAGATGTTCGGTGGCAAGACCGTCGACGGCCCCCTGGACGCGTACTTCCAGGCCGACATCATCAACCAGCACGCGCTGCACTCCTCCGAGGGCAAGACCTACGCGGAGCTCGACAAGGAGGACCCGGTCCGCGCCACGATGATGAACGCGTCCTTCCTGCGCAGCTCGCTCTTCACCTCGGTGATCGCCTTCGGTGTCTCGGCCTTCGCCGGTGGCATGGGCGTCATGTTCCTCCTCATCGGCTACGCGCTCCGTTCGCTGGTCCCGGCCGGTGCCGCGATCACCCGCAAGGACGCGGCCGCCGCGACCGTCTGA
- a CDS encoding helix-turn-helix transcriptional regulator, producing the protein MDAVLQALADPSRRTVLEILRDHEATAGELAEALPIARPGVSRHLRVLREAGLVEARQEAQRRIYRLRPEALVEVDEWLEDYRALWGNRLDALHTEIARGKKARP; encoded by the coding sequence ATGGATGCCGTCCTGCAAGCGCTCGCCGACCCGAGTCGGCGCACCGTCCTGGAGATCCTCCGGGACCACGAGGCCACCGCCGGCGAGCTCGCCGAGGCCCTGCCCATCGCCCGGCCCGGCGTCTCACGGCACCTGCGGGTGCTGCGGGAGGCGGGTCTGGTGGAGGCGCGGCAGGAGGCGCAGCGGCGCATCTACCGGCTGCGGCCCGAGGCCCTCGTCGAGGTCGACGAGTGGCTCGAGGACTACCGCGCGCTGTGGGGCAACCGCCTCGACGCGCTCCACACCGAGATCGCCCGAGGGAAGAAGGCCCGGCCATGA
- a CDS encoding SRPBCC domain-containing protein: MNRPATMRALDPTTGAIRVEDVYDTDIDDLWEACTTPDRLARWIAQVSGDLRVGGTVEMVFTSTWTGPARIEVCDAPHHLLLTSPLPDGDGQTQTEVWLEAEGDRTRLVVEERGLPLDELHVHAAGWQAHLEDLGRSLHLGGPAHPDGWSATRPAAGWERRWTELAPVYEATGVS; the protein is encoded by the coding sequence ATGAACCGTCCCGCGACGATGCGCGCACTCGACCCGACGACCGGAGCGATCCGGGTCGAGGACGTCTACGACACCGACATCGACGACCTGTGGGAGGCGTGCACGACGCCCGACCGGCTCGCGCGGTGGATCGCCCAGGTCTCCGGTGACCTGAGGGTGGGGGGCACCGTCGAGATGGTGTTCACCAGCACGTGGACCGGGCCGGCGCGGATCGAGGTCTGCGACGCGCCGCATCACCTCCTCCTGACCAGCCCGCTGCCCGACGGCGACGGGCAGACCCAGACCGAGGTGTGGCTGGAGGCCGAGGGCGACCGGACCCGGCTGGTCGTCGAGGAGCGCGGGCTGCCGCTCGACGAGCTGCACGTCCACGCCGCTGGCTGGCAGGCCCACCTCGAGGACCTGGGTCGCTCGCTCCACCTCGGCGGGCCCGCGCACCCCGACGGCTGGTCAGCCACCCGGCCCGCCGCGGGGTGGGAGCGCCGGTGGACCGAGCTGGCACCCGTGTACGAGGCCACGGGCGTGTCGTGA
- a CDS encoding HAD family hydrolase codes for MTSDLVPLHDAWHGAPGRATPGFRAVLLDWRGTLAVAPTTAWLARTALRALGRDASPGAVESVVRRLRAADASRVDSSEIDTDVDEHQAAYLEWFAAAGLDDELADALYAAESDPSLNPFAVDVGELLRTLATAGVKLGVVSDIHVDLRPVFAQQPAGDGTTWADLVDVWALSYELGAAKPDPVIFRYALDRLALPPQDVLMVGDRGAWDGAAAAIGITTLVLPPLTTVGEARLHRVLDLVLPGR; via the coding sequence GTGACCTCCGACCTCGTCCCGCTGCACGACGCCTGGCATGGCGCGCCCGGACGGGCGACGCCCGGCTTCCGCGCGGTCCTGCTCGACTGGCGCGGCACGCTCGCGGTGGCGCCGACCACCGCGTGGCTCGCGCGGACGGCGCTCCGGGCACTGGGCCGCGACGCGTCGCCCGGAGCGGTCGAGAGCGTGGTCCGGAGGCTGCGTGCCGCCGACGCCTCACGCGTGGACTCCTCGGAGATCGACACCGACGTCGACGAGCACCAGGCCGCGTACCTGGAGTGGTTCGCCGCCGCGGGCCTGGACGACGAGCTGGCGGACGCGCTGTACGCCGCCGAGTCCGACCCGAGCCTCAACCCCTTCGCCGTCGACGTCGGCGAGCTCCTGCGCACGCTCGCGACGGCGGGGGTGAAGCTGGGCGTCGTCAGCGACATCCACGTCGACCTGCGCCCGGTCTTCGCGCAGCAGCCCGCCGGCGACGGCACGACGTGGGCCGACCTGGTCGACGTCTGGGCGCTGTCGTACGAGCTCGGTGCCGCCAAGCCGGACCCGGTCATCTTCCGGTACGCGCTCGACCGGCTGGCCCTGCCGCCGCAGGACGTCCTGATGGTCGGCGACCGCGGCGCGTGGGACGGCGCCGCGGCCGCGATCGGGATCACCACGCTGGTGCTCCCGCCCCTCACGACCGTCGGCGAGGCGCGCCTGCACCGGGTGCTCGACCTCGTGCTCCCCGGCCGGTAG